One Leishmania donovani BPK282A1 complete genome, chromosome 15 genomic window carries:
- a CDS encoding ubiquitin hydrolase, putative, with protein sequence MESTNVGDAYAEDRSSNGAEGNRTMDTCRGSSLCSQLSSDDHGEDVHAQRSDRLAVTSSSSSGTTFADDEGDAHVSRRALRSRVGKAGSAADDAAGPSPVDADDDEEAETVPTAVGLINEGCTCYLNSLLQLLFHISYFRTAVYRIPVEGDDGPSVYKALQETFFQMQERTTPARTTVLTNAFGWGRKELYVQHDIQEMATLLRDNLEERMKGTVTEGAINQLFEGRGEQFVETLDKSYVSRRADTYYDVHIPLGQHSTLLGSLTSLTARDKLVGENKYRVEREGMPVVYMDAEKGYSYTRFPAVTWFHLKRFAMDLTSPTLEMRKVNTPLEFPVVLDLRSLEKPDAAAASGGVGAGSKLGSAVVPFSSDSPAIYDLQGVIVHRGTARSGHYYCYIREWDPVGQRFCRWLEYDDENVRQVPEDVAVRANYGRGAGSVDSFRHDASLMGGANAYILSYVRRADAAAILAPSPTDIVSDRVKEAMRRAIQEEERQLREAEEARLSVTMYCITDAALSKYCDSVCSTELFSRDIQQWRRFADCVITVRKSDTLAAVYEALAAQPEMARQGVTAFNCRLWRCSDGSALRPSIALPTYAENMEHKGVAPQQPQECLKDFLTPEENTTALTMCLYVDQAKVPLPGLHGVTKECGLIRSIQQDDTGRCYTVEMSSPTEAKALHITLDHSDYAATVEYVVTTDKETLPVAMAAVTDGCNTVALLLSESRRTMSVMLTCYMPNKRTVAVRNVHLELPFGHPLLQPAPAASTVALPVLPVVGYDRALIFFKYYDYSANTIQYVGSRLIDKAAKTYCCGAVYRDFLGLSDDAAPSSSDAPVARPQPPPPSMFRFFLERGDHTPVELNEHLDLGDFKSGCVVVAQLRAIPASYRYLSILNYYRDTRNSLDVHIIEVERSHRANDDAYRQTTLERQRCAVAAAAAASSSSAAKKARTSTGGAADVAPTTSPLHSAVPGGESEGAADASTTGVPQQGDSTALINSSESVASDAKKKTPSTGSTGDGIVTASTSTTCGVTSSVSPTPTLAMDTTGSSATAVANAAVEADPIRIAATLNPYEAVQLSTLHEISVATLPTEHSCRMLFSWNYEAVCAAIGRTIAFDPNRLQLYQCCSTGEPAPEVSPTPYSSRLTVADLLYLDSYNKTSVLYYERLAEAREQHQNVGVVTATLRDHAGHALHRETYSVDLASITRQGLVRRICESVPAWQREADVWGTMQDTLQSPHFTLSFVDSARHVIAAMHEVAMSKTGAEESALEASALRKFEVDIQAAAPLQGTEQRIACCHMNYSTHDRSTLLGLQQQRSAFGQPFLITIDRTTTVREALDIMLQTTYLPKDALNNAEGFGVMMVAGQVYHFENWEEHVHLFWVHTKNTSQYVASLMLNHAKPREKPGSRYVAQHSPQLKISNK encoded by the coding sequence ATGGAGTCCACCAATGTGGGTGATGCGTACGCGGAAGACCGGTCTTCGAACGGCGCGGAGGGGAATAGGACGATGGACACCTGCCGAGGGTCGTCGCTGTGCTCGCagctcagcagcgacgatCACGGCGAGGACGTccacgcgcagcgcagcgaccGCCTGGCTGTTACTTCCAGCAGTAGTAGCGGCACCACCTTTGCGGATGACGAGGGCGACGCTCATGTGAGTCGTCGTGCActccgcagccgcgtcggcaAGGCTGGGAGCGCTGCCGATGACGCCGCTGGTCCATCCCCTGTGGacgcggacgacgacgaagaggccGAAACGGTGCCAACAGCAGTGGGGCTCATCAACGAGGGCTGTACCTGCTACCTGAACtcactgctgcagctgctcttccACATCAGCTACTTCCGCACCGCCGTCTACCGCATCCCTGTCGAAGGCGACGACGGGCCGTCAGTGTACAAGGCCCTGCAGGAGACCTTCTTCCAGATGCAGGAGCGCAccacgccggcgcgcaccaCTGTGCTGACCAACGCCTTTGGCTGGGGCCGCAAGGAGCTGTACGTGCAGCACGACATCCAGGAGATGGCGACTCTGCTGCGCGACAACTTGGAGGAGCGGATGAAAGGCACCGTGACGGAGGGCGCCATCAACCAACTGTTCGAGGGGCGTGGCGAGCAGTTCGTGGAGACGCTAGACAAGTCGTACGtctcgcgccgcgccgacaCCTACTATGACGTGCACATCCCTCTTGGCCAGCACAGCACACTGCTAGGCAGTCTGACCTCACTCACCGCGCGCGATAAGCTCGTCGGCGAGAACAAGTACCGTGTGGAGCGGGAGGGGATGCCGGTGGTGTACATGGATGCCGAGAAGGGCTACAGCTACACTCGCTTCCCTGCCGTGACCTGGTTCCATCTGAAGCGCTTCGCCATGGACTTGACTTCTCCGACATTGGAGATGCGGAAGGTGAATACGCCGCTGGAGTTCCCTGTCGTCCTCGACCTTCGTTCCCTGGAGAAGCcggacgccgcagcagctaGCGGTGGCGTAGGTGCTGGAAGCAAGTTGGGCTCCGCGGTTGTTCCTTTCAGCAGCGACTCGCCCGCCATCTACGACCTGCAAGGGGTGATCGTGCACCGCGGCACGGCCCGCAGTGGCCACTACTACTGCTACATCCGGGAGTGGGACCCGGTGGGGCAGCGCTTCTGTCGTTGGCTCGAGTACGACGACGAGAACGTGCGTCAGGTGCCGGAGgacgtggcggtgcgcgccaactacggccgcggcgccggctcgGTCGACAGCTTCCGCCACGACGCGTCGCTCATGGGAGGGGCGAACGCGTACATCCTCTCCtacgtgcgccgcgccgacgcggcggcgattctcgcgccgtcgccgaccgACATCGTATCCGACCGTGTCaaggaggcgatgcggcgtGCCATccaggaagaagagcgacagctgcgcgaggccgaggaggcccGGTTGTCCGTCACGATGTACTGCATCACTGATGCCGCCCTCAGCAAGTACTGCGACTCCGTATGCAGCACCGAACTCTTCTCCCGCGATATTCAGCAGTGGCGCCGGTTCGCCGACTGCGTCATAACAGTTCGCAAGTCAGAtacgctggcggcggtgtaCGAGGCGCTGGCCGCGCAGCCGGAGATGGCACGGCAGGGCGTGACGGCTTTCAACTGTCGCctgtggcggtgcagcgatggatcggcgctgcggccgtcCATCGCTCTTCCGACATACGCAGAAAACATGGAGCACAAGGGCGTCGCTCCTCAGCAGCCGCAGGAGTGCCTGAAGGATTTCCTCACCCCGGAGGAGAACACCACCGCGCTGACGATGTGCCTCTACGTCGACCAGGCGAAGGTGCCCTTGCCAGGGCTGCACGGCGTGACGAAGGAGTGCGGCCTGATCCGCAGCATCCAGCAGGACGACACCGGCCGCTGCTACACGGTGGAGATGTCGAGCCCGACAGAGGCGAAGGCACTGCACATCACCCTCGACCACTCCGACTACGCCGCCACAGTCGAGTACGTCGTCACGACCGACAAGGAAACGCTTCCTGTTGCGATGGCTGCCGTCACTGACGGCTGCAACACTGTTGCCCTGTTGCTGAGCGAGTCGCGGCGGACGATGTCGGTGATGCTGACATGCTACATGCCAAACAAGCGGACGGTGGCCGTGCGCAACGTGCACCTCGAGCTCCCGTTCGGGCACCCCCTCCTGCAGCCGGCCCCTGCGGCATCGACTGTCGCGCTACCGGTGCTGCCCGTCGTTGGCTATGACCGCGCCCTCATCTTCTTCAAGTACTACGACTACTCCGCCAACACTATCCAGTACGTTGGCAGTCGGCTCATCGACAAGGCAGCCAAGACGTACTGTTGCGGCGCCGTGTACCGCGACTTTCTCGGCCTATcggacgacgcggcgccaTCATCATCCGACGCCCCAGTAGCaaggccgcagccgccaccgccgtcgatGTTCCGCTTCTTCCTCGAGCGTGGCGATCACACGCCGGTCGAGCTCAACGAGCACCTCGACTTGGGTGACTTCAAGTCCGGCTGCGTagtggtggcgcagctgcgagcGATCCCCGCCTCTTATCGCTACCTATCTATCCTCAACTACTACCGCGACACGCGCAACAGCCTCGACGTACACATCATCGAGGTGGAGCGTAGCCACCGAGCAAACGACGACGCGTACCGGCAGACAACactggagcggcagcgctgcgccgtggcggcggcggcggcggcgtcgtcgtcctctgcagcgaagaaggcgcgaACGTCGacaggcggtgccgctgatgTCGCGCCGACAACCTCGCCTCTGCACTCGGCGGTGCCTGGCGGGGAGTCCGAGGGggccgccgacgcctccACCACtggcgtgccgcagcagggAGACTCGACAGCGCTGATCAACAGCTCCGAGTCCGTGGCGTCGGATGCGAAGAAGAAGACACcgagcaccggcagcactGGCGACGGCATCGTCACAGCAAGCACGTCCACGACGTGCGGCGTCACGAGCAGTGTGAGTCCAACGCCGACGCTGGCCATGGATACCACTGGCAGCAGTGCCACCGCTGTGGCGAacgcagcggtggaggccGACCCGATtcgcatcgccgccacgctgAACCCGtacgaggcggtgcagctctCCACGCTACACGAGATTTccgtggcgacgctgccTACGGAGCACTCGTGTCGCATGCTCTTTAGCTGGAATTACGAggccgtgtgcgccgccatcgGTCGCACCATCGCCTTCGACCCGAATCGTCTGCAGTTGTAccagtgctgcagcactggTGAGCCGGCGCCAGAggtgtcgccgacgccgtacAGCAGCCGACTTACCGTGGCCGACCTGCTCTACCTGGACTCGTACAATAAGACCTCAGTGTTGTACTACGAGCGACTGGCTGAAGCccgcgagcagcaccagaaCGTTGGcgtcgtcaccgccacgCTGCGGGACCACGCGGGCCACGCACTGCACCGCGAAACCTACAGCGTCGACCTCGCCAGCATCACCCGTCAGGGCCTCGTGCGGCGCATTTGCGAGTCTGTGCCGGCGTGGCAGCGCGAGGCGGACGTGTGGGGCACCATGCAGGACACCCTTCAGTCACCGCACTTCACGCTGAGCTTCGTGGACTCAGCCAGGCACGTCATCGCGGCGATGCACGAGGTGGCCATGTCCAAGACCGGCGCCGAGGAGTCCGCGCTggaggcgtcggcgctgcgcaagttCGAGGTGGATATtcaagcggcggcgccgctccagGGCACGGAGCAGCGGATCGCGTGCTGCCACATGAACTACTCGACGCACGACCGCAGCACGTTACTGggactgcagcagcagcgcagcgcttTCGGGCAGCCGTTCCTCATCACAATCGACCGCACCACGACGGTGCGCGAGGCACTCGACATAATGCTGCAGACGACCTATCTACCCAAGGATGCGCTGAACAACGCCGAGGGCTTTGGGGTGATGATGGTGGCGGGGCAAGTATACCACTTCGAGAACTGGGAGGAGCACGTGCACCTGTTCTGGGTGCACACCAAGAACACGTCCCAGTACGTCGCCAGCCTAATGCTGAACCATGCCAAGCCGCGCGAGAAGCCAGGTTCTCGCTACGTTGCCCAGCACAGCCCGCAGCTGAAGATCTCTAATAAGTAG
- a CDS encoding mitochondrial DNA topoisomerase II: MTDASKYKKLTPIDHVLLRPEMYVGSIETQPTPMYIFDPEKGRMVWETMRVNQGLLKIVDEILLNAADNINNSKGSVRQTYISIHISDTGEITVENDGAGLPIVRSREHKMYIPEMVFGHLLTSSNYNNDSTSTTAGRHGYGAKLTNILSTKFSVVCRTDGREFHMSWTDHMRMATAPRVNRVDPKEKNVTRVKFMPDYAHFGFPNASISLDMKRVLHKRIMDLAAMFSKIEVRLNNVPFGFRTFTDYARLYSLPGLDGSMPPEPFVYTSPNGSVAYVPQLTQSPKRIVGVVNGVVTYNGGTHCNAAMDILDSCLDSLSKNFKKNGKVVDTNRVQRHFTVLVFLIQTQPKFDSQSKARLVSTVTMPRVPKNTLEKYLERMPFLEAHVNSMDDQLANELNKEIGAGRRLSSKTLISAITKLVDATSSRPDGRNIRTLIITEGDSAKALALNSLSSEQKKYCGVFPLRGKLLNVRNKNLKRLKTCKELQDLFLSLGLELGKEYRSPAELRYQRLLVMTDQDADGSHIKGLVINAFESLWPKLLQNNPGYISLFSTPIVKIKVSGKSKEVIAFHSFRDFHRWQRAHPSARYTAKYYKGLGTSTTAEGKEYFADMEKNIMQLTVDARDHQLLDSVFDAAEVEWRKEWMTKANAFQGEIDIDRSKKTLTIPEFVHKEMVHFALVGNARAIPHCVDGLKPSQRKILWAMLRRHNSEASKVAQLSGYISEASAFHHGEASLQETIVKMAQNFTGGNNINLLVPEGQFGSRQQLGNDHAAPRYIFTKLSRFARLLFPEEDDPLLDYMDEEGTFVEPHHYVPILPMLLCNGAVGIGFGFATTIPSFHPLDVSAAVRAMINGESAKQVVRNLVPWAVGFQGTVRRGPDNEFIAVGKYTAHPNGRFHISEIPWMTSIEAFRLHISSLASADVVQRIADYSGANHIDIDLIVRDGSLTTWAECETDLALAQRIYINGTVFSPTGTLSPIDSDLSPVLQWHYDRRLDLYKRRRTRKIGLMEMDLARLQSTRKFVEHFRQGQIDFLNATDDTLHKTCVKLGLVRVDESFDYILKKPITFFTRTSTEKLQADIAKTQAQIEELKRTTPVKMWLTELDKFDKTFQEYERVLINSIQKEQRSSSITGGVELPALRQPLLMLEASAKGATAYRVHACQYEKPPPSKRRPGESVGGARPSDSAARTVGKRLVGSRSVFKNKKPMSRKSNVKVSLSTRVAQFAGAQLGRLLPHVLM, from the coding sequence ATGACAGACGCTTCCAAGTATAAGAAGCTCACCCCGATCGACCATGTCCTCCTTCGACCGGAGATGTACGTGGGCAGCATCGAGACCCAGCCCACGCCCATGTACATTTTCGATCCGGAGAAGGGCAGGATGGTGTGGGAGACGATGCGGGTGAACCAAGGTCTCTTGAAGATCGTGGACGAAATACTGCTCAACGCGGCGGACAACATCAACAACAGTAAAGGATCGGTGCGGCAGACGTACATCAGCATCCACATCTCCGACACGGGCGAGATCACGGTCGAGAACGACGGGGCTGGCCTCCCCATTGTGCGTAGCAGGGAGCACAAGATGTACATCCCGGAGATGGTTTTTGGCCACCTGCTGACCAGCTCGAACTACAACAACGACTCGACGTCGACGACAGCGGGTCGGCACGGCTACGGCGCCAAGCTGACGAACATTCTTTCCACAAAGTTCTCCGTCGTCTGCCGCACTGACGGCCGAGAGTTCCACATGAGCTGGACGGACCACATGCGGATGGCGACGGCTCCGCGCGTGAATCGGGTCGATCCGAAGGAGAAGAACGTGACGCGTGTGAAGTTCATGCCAGACTATGCGCACTTCGGCTTCCCAAACGCGTCCATCTCGCTCGACATGAAGCGGGTGCTGCACAAGCGCATCATGGACCTGGCCGCGATGTTCTCCAAGATCGAGGTGCGGCTGAACAACGTGCCCTTCGGCTTCCGTACATTTACCGACTACGCGCGGCTCTACTCGCTACCCGGCCTGGACGGGTCGATGCCGCCCGAGCCGTTTGTGTACACCAGCCCTaacggcagcgtcgcgtATGTGCCGCAGCTGACGCAGAGCCCGAAGCgcatcgtcggcgtcgtgAATGGCGTCGTCACGTACAATGGCGGCACGCACTGCAACGCCGCCATGGACATCCTAGACTCCTGCCTCGACTCGCTGAGCAAGAATTTCAAGAAGAACGGCAAGGTGGTGGACACGAACCGGGTGCAGCGTCACTTCACCGTGCTCGTCTTCCTCATTCAGACGCAACCGAAGTTCGACTCGCAGAGTAAGGCGCGGCTCGTGTCGACAGTGACGATGCCGCGCGTGCCAAAGAACACGTTGGAGAAATACCTTGAGCGGATGCCGTTTCTGGAGGCGCACGTGAACAGCATGGACGACCAGCTCGCGAATGAGCTGAACAAGGAGATCGGCGCGGGCCGGCGGCTGAGCAGCAAGACCCTCATATCCGCCATCACAAAGCTCGTCGACGCCACCTCGTCGCGGCCCGACGGCAGGAACATCCGCACGCTCATCATTACAGAGGGTGACTCGGCGAAGGCGCTCGCCCTCAACTCGCTCTCCAGCGAGCAGAAGAAGTACTGCGGTGTCTTCCCACTGCGCGGCAAGCTGCTGAACGTGCGCAACAAGAACCTGAAGCGGCTCAAGACGTGCAAGGAACTGCAAGacctcttcctctcgctcGGACTGGAGCTGGGTAAGGAGTACCGATCGCCGGCTGAGCTGCGCTATCAGCGGCTTCTCGTCATGACGGATCAAGACGCGGATGGTTCGCACATTAAAGGCCTCGTCATCAACGCCTTCGAGTCGCTGTGGCCGAAGCTCCTGCAGAACAACCCGGGCTACATCTCCCTCTTCTCGACACCCATTGTGAAGATCAAGGTGAGCGGCAAGTCCAAGGAGGTGATCGCCTTCCACAGCTTCCGCGACTTCCACCGCTGGCAGCGGGCCCACCCGAGTGCGCGCTACACGGCCAAGTACTACAAAGGTCTCGGCACGTCCACCACGGCGGAGGGAAAAGAGTACTTTGCTGACATGGAGAAGAACATCATGCAGCTCACCGTCGACGCGAGGGACCACCAGCTGCTCGATAGCGTCTTCGACGCGGCCGAGGTGGAGTGGCGCAAGGAGTGGATGACGAAGGCTAATGCTTTCCAGGGCGAGATCGATATCGATCGCAGCAAGAAGACACTGACCATTCCGGAGTTTGTGCACAAGGAGATGGTGCACTTCGCGCTCGTCGGCAACGCCCGCGCCATCCCGCATTGCGTCGACGGGCTGAAGCCGTCGCAGCGCAAGATTTTGTGGGCAatgctgcggcgccacaaCTCCGAGGCGTCgaaggtggcgcagctgtcgGGCTACATCTCAGAGGCGTCGGCGTTTCACCACGGCGAGGCCTCGCTGCAGGAGACCATCGTGAAGATGGCGCAGAACTTCACCGGCGGCAACAACATCAACCTGCTCGTGCCAGAGGGTCAGTTCGGCTCTCGACAGCAGCTCGGTAACGACCACGCCGCCCCGCGCTACATTTTCACGAAGCTCAGCCGTTTTGCCCGCCTGCTGTTCCCCGAGGAGGATGACCCATTACTGGACTAcatggacgaggagggcacTTTCGTGGAGCCGCACCACTACGTTCCCATcctgccgatgctgctgtgCAACGGTGCCGTCGGCATCGGCTTCGGCTTCGCCACGACGATCCCGTCATTCCATCCGCTCGACGtctcggcagcggtgcgggcCATGATCAACGGCGAGTCGGCCAAGCAGGTGGTGCGCAACCTTGTGCCGTGGGCGGTGGGCTTCCAGGGCACAGTGCGGCGCGGCCCCGACAACGAGTTCATCGCGGTGGGCAAGTACACAGCGCACCCAAACGGTCGCTTCCACATTTCGGAAATTCCGTGGATGACGAGCATCGAAGCGTTCCGCCTGCACATCTCGTCCCTCGCCAGCGCGGATGTTGTGCAACGCATCGCCGACTACTCTGGCGCCAACCACATCGACATCGACCTCATCGTGCGCGACGGCTCGCTGACGACATGGGCGGAGTGCGAGACAGACCTAGCACTGGCGCAGCGTATCTACATCAACGGCACCGTCTTTTCGCCAACCGGCACGCTTAGCCCGATCGACTCAGACCTctcgccggtgctgcagtggcaCTACGACCGTCGCCTTGACTTGTacaagcgccgccgcacccgcAAGATTGGGCTCATGGAGATGGATCTCGCCCGGCTGCAGTCGACGCGCAAGTTCGTCGAGCACTTCCGGCAGGGTCAGATTGACTTCCTGAATGCGACAGACGACACGCTCCACAAGACATGCGTGAAGCTCGGCCTCGTGCGCGTGGACGAGAGCTTCGACTACATCTTGAAGAAGCCTATCACCTTCTTCACCCGCACGAGCACCGAGAAACTCCAGGCAGACATAGCCAAGACGCAGGCGCAGATTGAGGAACTGAAGAGGACGACGCCGGTGAAGATGTGGTTGACGGAGCTTGACAAGTTCGACAAGACCTTTCAGGAGTACGAGCGCGTGCTCATCAACTCGATTCAGAAGGAGCAGCGCTCGTCTAGCATCACGGGCGGGGTAGAGCTGCCGGCGCttcggcagccgctgctgatgctggagGCATCTGCGAAGGGCGCGACGGCGTATCGCGTGCACGCCTGCCAGTAcgagaagccgccgccgagcaaGCGCCGCCCTGGGGAGTCCGTCGGTGGCGCTAGGCCGTCGGATAGCGCCGCGCGCACTGTGGGGAAGCGGCTGGTCGGTTCACGCTCAGTATTCAAAAATAAGAAGCCGATGAGCAGAAAGAGCAACGTCAAGGTGAGCCTATCGACGCGGGTGGCGCAGTTTGCCGGCGCGCAACTCGGTCGTCTGCTGCCACATGTTTTGATGTAA
- a CDS encoding MGT1 magnesium transporter — translation MSSNASTETPASLRAEEVTMTSPDRLTNLGTSTFLTPPSVEHPSAASELGSSHAPLPPRVQNLANVVVPLASAEARVSNAHSYARRPLEIVESIRGLHELHQKGGLTREEFAQAKQQILDSAASSASTYKSKSKRSRGRRHRRRGRRSRNSSRSASTSTCTRPSRDARSRATTGVDPRSASHRPSRSSSSSKSSSSSSSSSSNRFIIVPRSNVWRTLNDPIEEGLLGHHLTEGHHLRVAYNDAPRLVRSPLLSRGGAVVGFGSRERGGQEECCAGAHGRHGYQEVPSEDPLTSNLASGAAVPTPTLATAADTKDGPFASPSGSAIGAATAATGSSVARYATSATVPDGRGKAKYGAFLHRDDGARAGGPAPHIHAVLNKEDVVCIQYFNSRGGSGNHFRDVELHTSQLRDPIFVHKGQSQVIPAKPRTSVTKPGHDEPVMMAMPTRDSQVFQLAEMTLEERRAWEEMTTTHSSSSKSRRAKSSYFEQSFNWYWVDVTGRDASRQQYNATLRYLTNRFKLCESFLVDRDHTLVLPQVCESPIYAGQYLLNLRVATEKIAISDDSVMELTNRWIIVVDLKQHIVITLHRVDTHSMANLRSQWKRVIENSNVSFQEFLLKIIDDAIYTYHLSLDVHTALLEKCEAKLFVEKPAVTTPEVSGHYIDKRILHHFAGSSRSPFLRRLLDEQDRSPMNKGEMNSFLHHLHRRTSVQHRMINVTQAVLAKAFTKLRLCSREMAGQMCASCIEISDRALEVRDDAKTLLNLHISLQSFRTTELMAVLTRVTMLFTPVTFLAGVYGMNFQKNFPELTWDYGYAFFWTLCIILVIAMHVLFVREH, via the coding sequence ATGTCATCTAACGCCTCAACGGAGACTCCGGCGTCGTTACGGGCAGAGGAGGTTACCATGACGTCGCCGGATCGGCTGACGAACCTTGGCACCTCCACCTTCCTCACCCCGCCCTCCGTCGAGCACCCTAGCGCGGCGAGCGAGCTGGGGTCCAGCCATGCGCCACTACCGCCACGTGTGCAGAACCTCGCTAACGTCGTGGTGCCGCTCGCCTCCGCGGAGGCTCGCGTGAGCAATGCGCATTCCTacgcgcggcggccactCGAGATTGTGGAGTCGATCAGGGGTTTGCACGAACTGCATCAGAAGGGCGGGCTCACCAGGGAGGAGTTCGCTcaagcgaagcagcagaTCCTGGACTCggccgcgtcctcggcgtccACGTACAAGAGCAAGTCAAAGCGGTCACGcgggcgccgccaccgtcgccgtggtCGCCGTTCGCGCAACAGCTCGCGCTCGGCCTCTACGTCGACTTGCACGCGGCCGTCCCGCGATGCCCGCTCGCGCGCCACCACTGGTGTTGACCCCAGGAGTGCCAGCCACCGCCCCAGCCGttcctcgtcatcgtcgaagtcatcgtcgtcgtcgtcgtcgtcgtcgagcaATCGCTTCATCATTGTGCCGCGCTCCAACGTGTGGCGCACCCTCAACGACCCGATCGAGGAGGGCTTGCTCGGCCACCACTTGACAGAGGGCCACCATTTGCGAGTCGCATACAACGATGCGCCGCGGCTCGTGCGCTCCCCGCTGCTGAGCAGGGGGGGCGCTGTCGTAGGATTTGGCAGccgtgagagaggggggcaaGAGGagtgctgcgccggcgctcaCGGGCGGCACGGCTACCAGGAGGTTCCTTCTGAAGACCCTCTCACAAGCAACTTGGCgagtggcgcagcggtgccgacgcCAACGCTAGCCACTGCAGCAGACACCAAAGACGGCCCCTTCGCGTCccccagcggcagcgctatcggcgccgcgaccgcagcgacgggcagcagcgtcgcccgctacgccacctccgccaccgttCCCGACGGCCGCGGCAAGGCCAAGTATGGTGCCTTCTTGCACCGGGACGATGGAGCTCGCGCCGGCGGTCCGGCACCGCACATTCATGCGGTACTCAACAAGGAGGATGTTGTGTGTATCCAATACTTcaacagccgcggcggctctgGCAATCACTTCCGCGACGTCGAGCTGCACACCTCCCAACTCCGTGACCCGATCTTCGTTCACAAGGGACAGTCGCAGGTCATTCCAGCCAAGCCGCGTACCTCAGTGACCAAGCCTGGCCACGACGAGCCGGTCATGATGGCGATGCCGACCCGAGACTCGCAGGTCTTCCAGCTGGCGGAGatgacgctggaggagcgccgcgccTGGGAGgagatgacgacgacgcactcctcctcctccaagtCCCGCAGAGCCAAGTCTTCGTACTTTGAGCAGAGCTTCAACTGGTATTGGGTGGACGTGACGGGCAGAGACGCCAGCCGGCAACAGTACAACGCGACACTGCGCTACCTAACCAACCGCTTCAAGTTGTGCGAGTCGTTCCTCGTCGACCGCGATCAcacgctggtgctgccgcaggttTGCGAGTCGCCCATCTACGCTGGCCAGTACCTGCTCAACCTGCGTGTGGCGACCGAAAAGATCGCCATCTCCGACGACAGCGTGATGGAGCTGACGAATCGGTGGATTATCGTTGTGGACCTGAAGCAGCACATCGTCATTACCCTGCACCGCGTCGACACGCACAGCATGGCGAACCTGCGCTCACAGTGGAAGAGGGTCATCGAGAACAGCAACGTATCCTTCCAGGAGTTCCTACTCAAGATCATCGACGACGCCATCTACACGTACCACCTCAGCCTCGACGTGCACACGGCGCTCCTTGAAAAGTGCGAAGCGAAGCTGTTCGTGGAGAAGCCGGCCGTGACGACGCCGGAGGTGTCCGGCCACTACATCGATAAGCGGATTCTGCACCACTTCGCCGGCAGCTCGCGGTCGCCGTTtctgcgccggctgctggACGAGCAGGACCGCTCGCCGATGAACAAGGGGGAGATGAACAGCTTCCTGCACCACCTGCACCGTCGCACGAGCGTGCAGCACCGGATGATCAACGTCACCCAGGCAGTTCTGGCCAAGGCGTTCACGAAGCTGCGGCTGTGCTCGCGTGAGATGGCGGGGCAGATGTGTGCGTCCTGCATTGAGATCAGCGACCGCGCTCTGGAGGTGCGGGATGACGCCAAGACTCTGCTGAACCTGCACATCTCCCTGCAGAGCTTCCGCACCACTGAGCTGATGGCCGTGCTGACGCGCGTGACGATGCTCTTTACACCGGTGACGTTCCTGGCTGGCGTGTATGGCATGAACTTCCAGAAGAACTTTCCGGAGCTGACGTGGGACTACGGCTACGCCTTCTTTTGGACCCTGTGCATCATCTTGGTCATCGCCATGCATGTCCTCTTTGTGCGCGAGCACTGA